Below is a window of bacterium DNA.
GGCGCCCTGGAGCGCCGCCGCGCTGGCGGGCCACCGGCGCGCTGCGGCGGCGCTGGAGAGCATCCGCCGCGGCGCCATCGCGCGCCTGCGCTCGGCACTCGCCGCGGGCGAGCCCCTCAGCGACCACGGCCTGCAGACCTGGATGCTCGCCGAGATGACGGCGGCCGGCCTGGAGACCAACGGGCCGCCCATCGTCGCCTTCGGGCCGGACAGCGGCAATCCCCACCACAGCCCCGATCGCGCGCGCCCGCGCTGGCTCGCGCCCGAGCAGGCCGTGCTGCTCGACTACTGGGGCCGCCTGGCCGAGCCGGGCGCCGTCTACGCGGACTTCACCTGGATGGCCTACGCCGGCAGCGCGCTGCCGCCCGCGATCGCCGACGCCTGGAGCGCGCTGCGCGAGGCGCGGGACGCCGCGCTCGCCTTCCTCGCCGAGCGCTTCGCCGCCGGCGAGTCGCCCCAGGGCCGGGAGGTGGACGCCCTCGCCCGCGCGCGGCTCGCGGCCGCGGGCTACGGCGAGGCCTTCGTGCATCGGCTGGGCCACAGTATCGGCCGCGAGGACCACGGGCCGGGTGCGAACCTCGACGACCTCGAGACCCGCGAGGAGCGGCGGCTCATCGAGGGCGTCGCCTTCTCGATCGAGCCGGGGATCTACACGCCGGCCTGGGGGCTGCGTACGGAAGTGAACGCCCTGCACTGGCAGGGTGCGCTGCTGGTCAGCGGCGAGCTGCAGACGACGCCCGAACTACTGCTGGCGTGAGCCGCGCAGCCCCCGGCGGGGCGCGCCGCCTGCGTCGCGCGGCACGGGTACCGTGAAGGAGAAGGTCGAGCCCCGGCCGGGCTCGCTGCGCAGCCACAGCCGCCCGCCCATCGCCTCGGCGAACTCCTTGGCCACGCTGAGACCGAGGCCGGCGCCGCCGTGCTCGCGGGTGCTCGAACGGTCCACCTGGTAGAACTTCCGGAAGATGCGCTCCTGCTCCGAGGCCGGAATGCCCGGCCCGCGGTCGCTGATGTCGATGCGCAGGAAGTCCATCGAGTCGCTGCGACGACGCCCGGAGAGGTAGCTGCAGCGCAGATCCACCGGGCTCGCGGGCGGCGAGAAGGTGAGCGCGTTCTTCAGGAGGTGCCCGAGGATGCGGTGGAACTGATAGGGATCCACGCGCACGGTGCACTTCAGCTCGCAGTCGTGGAAACGCACGCGCTCGTGCCCGGCCAGGTGCCCGAGCCAGCCCTCGCGGTACTCCCCCAGCAGCGAGGCCAGACTGCGGTCTTCGAGTTCGAGAACGCCCTCGGCAGCGGCCATCTCGCTCATCACGAGCAACTCGCTGATCAGGCGATCGAGTTGGAGCGCGGAGTCGTGGATGGAGCGCAGGAACTCGGGCAGCGGCTGGTTCCCCTCGAGGCCGGGCTGGTCGAGCGCGAGCGAGGAGAAGCCGAGGATGCTCGTGAGCGGCGTCCTCAGCTCGTGCGTGACGGTGTCGATGAAGCTCGCCTTGAGGGATTCGAGCTGGTCGACATCCTGCTCGAGGGTCTCCAGGCGCTCCCGCAAGGCGCGGCGCTCGAGCAGCAGCGCCGCCAGCGGTCCGACGCCGAGCAGCCAGTCCTCGATCAAGCGCCGCTCGATCGGCTCCCGGCGCCGCTCCGCGGGCAGCGCGACGGCCAGCGCGCCGAGCAGGCCCTGGCGACCGTCGCGCAGGGCGAGTCCGAGCAGCTCGTCGCCGGGTTCGCTGCCCTCCAGGGTCAGCAGCCGGCCTTCCCCGTTCTCGCGCAGTTCCTCGACCAGGGGATGGCTGGCCGGCCAGGGCTCCTGGAGCAGGCCCGGCAGCCACCAAACCTGCCAGTCGCGGGTCTCCGCCGGGCAGACGGCGATCAGGCCGCGCCGGCCGGGGAAGCGCAGCTCGAGCTCTGCCCCCAGCGCGGCCGCCAGGCTCTCCACATCGCGGCAGCCCAGCAGGCGGTTGAGATCCCCCCGCAAGTCCGGGCTGCCGACGAGGGCGACTTCCTTGAGCTGCTCCATGCGGCGCCTCCTGGCGGCATCAGGTCCTAGGAGAGAAGAACTCGGCAATCCGTTGATATGTCGTGCGTTACGAAAACTAAGCCCCGGGTGGGGGTCCCACCGAACTCAGCAACTCCCGGGCCAACGCGGGAGTCAGGACTGCAGCCGGAGCAAGTAGCGCACGGCGGAGGTGTAGGAGAGGACGAGAATCAGCCCCAGCGCGGCGCCCAGACTGAGCGCGAAGCCGGCCTCGCCGGGTCGCGCATCGGGCGCGCGGCTCATCCAGAGGAGGAAGAAGTTACCGAAGAGGCTCTGCGTGAGCATCTTCCACTTGCCGATGCGACCGGCGGGCAGC
It encodes the following:
- a CDS encoding HAMP domain-containing histidine kinase, which gives rise to MEQLKEVALVGSPDLRGDLNRLLGCRDVESLAAALGAELELRFPGRRGLIAVCPAETRDWQVWWLPGLLQEPWPASHPLVEELRENGEGRLLTLEGSEPGDELLGLALRDGRQGLLGALAVALPAERRREPIERRLIEDWLLGVGPLAALLLERRALRERLETLEQDVDQLESLKASFIDTVTHELRTPLTSILGFSSLALDQPGLEGNQPLPEFLRSIHDSALQLDRLISELLVMSEMAAAEGVLELEDRSLASLLGEYREGWLGHLAGHERVRFHDCELKCTVRVDPYQFHRILGHLLKNALTFSPPASPVDLRCSYLSGRRRSDSMDFLRIDISDRGPGIPASEQERIFRKFYQVDRSSTREHGGAGLGLSVAKEFAEAMGGRLWLRSEPGRGSTFSFTVPVPRDAGGAPRRGLRGSRQQ
- a CDS encoding aminopeptidase P family protein, with product MKHDLAAVQAAIRAEGLAGWLLYDFRGANPIALELLAVPPGALLTRRFFYWIPAAGEPLRLQSSVEAHHFAWLPGRQRLFKGWRELEALLGQTLPQGAPIAMEYSPGGALPTVSYVDGGTLEWLRGLGLAIVSSAELVQRLEAPWSAAALAGHRRAAAALESIRRGAIARLRSALAAGEPLSDHGLQTWMLAEMTAAGLETNGPPIVAFGPDSGNPHHSPDRARPRWLAPEQAVLLDYWGRLAEPGAVYADFTWMAYAGSALPPAIADAWSALREARDAALAFLAERFAAGESPQGREVDALARARLAAAGYGEAFVHRLGHSIGREDHGPGANLDDLETREERRLIEGVAFSIEPGIYTPAWGLRTEVNALHWQGALLVSGELQTTPELLLA